In the Maribacter sp. MJ134 genome, one interval contains:
- the crtD gene encoding 1-hydroxycarotenoid 3,4-desaturase CrtD has translation MSKALVVGAGIAGLAVALRLRKKGYTVAVFEGNAYPGGKLHEFSLGPYRFDWGPSLFTMPHLVTELFELFNEQASEHFNYIKKDHSCFYFWEDGTSFNASTNPDLFAENLVSNFGENKVAVENYLQKNKKKYDLTAKLFLESSLHKLKTYISKDTLKALINFKKLDLYGTLNDVNTTSFNNPKIVQLFNRYATYNGSDPYKTPGIMSMIPHLEMDMGTYFPEGGMHNITKSLYKLAVSQGVQFYFGERVENIAITNDKATGINTRVGYYPADVVVTNADIAATYKDLLVAQKEPKRTLNQEKSSSAIIFYWGIARSFPELDLHNIFFSSDYQKEFNAIFNEKKPPEDPTIYINISSKNSPKDAPKGCENWFVMVNAPSANGQDWDRIKTRVRKKIIEKTNKILGTDIEKYIVEEDSLDPLQIEKKTGSVGGALYGASSNSKFAAFLRHPNFSSHISGLYFCGGSVHPGGGIPLCLLSAKITSDLIPDAPIHGT, from the coding sequence ATGTCCAAAGCTTTAGTAGTAGGTGCCGGTATTGCTGGTCTAGCCGTTGCACTAAGGCTAAGAAAAAAAGGCTATACAGTTGCTGTATTTGAAGGTAATGCCTATCCAGGAGGAAAACTGCACGAATTTTCCTTAGGACCATATAGATTCGATTGGGGACCTTCATTATTTACTATGCCACATTTGGTTACTGAATTATTCGAGCTTTTTAACGAACAAGCCTCCGAACACTTTAACTACATAAAAAAAGACCATTCCTGTTTTTATTTTTGGGAAGACGGCACGAGTTTTAACGCCTCAACTAACCCGGATTTATTTGCAGAAAATTTGGTTTCTAATTTTGGAGAAAACAAGGTAGCCGTTGAAAATTATCTCCAAAAAAATAAAAAAAAGTATGACTTAACCGCAAAATTATTTTTAGAAAGTTCACTTCACAAACTAAAAACCTATATATCCAAGGATACCCTCAAGGCGCTCATCAATTTTAAGAAACTAGACCTGTACGGTACGTTGAACGATGTTAATACAACAAGTTTTAACAATCCTAAAATAGTTCAGCTTTTTAATAGGTACGCTACATATAACGGTTCTGACCCGTACAAAACTCCAGGAATCATGTCCATGATTCCACATCTTGAAATGGATATGGGAACCTATTTCCCGGAAGGCGGTATGCACAACATTACCAAAAGCTTATATAAACTTGCTGTTTCTCAAGGTGTACAATTTTACTTTGGGGAACGAGTCGAGAATATCGCCATTACTAATGATAAAGCGACAGGAATCAATACCAGAGTAGGATACTACCCGGCGGATGTTGTGGTAACCAACGCTGATATAGCTGCGACCTATAAAGATTTACTGGTTGCGCAAAAAGAACCCAAGAGAACCCTGAACCAAGAAAAATCGAGTTCGGCAATTATATTCTATTGGGGCATTGCCCGGAGCTTCCCTGAATTAGATTTACATAACATTTTCTTTAGCTCCGATTACCAAAAGGAATTCAACGCCATTTTCAATGAGAAAAAACCCCCGGAAGACCCTACAATCTATATAAACATATCCAGCAAGAACAGTCCTAAGGATGCGCCGAAAGGATGCGAAAACTGGTTTGTTATGGTTAATGCGCCTTCGGCAAATGGACAGGATTGGGATAGAATTAAAACTAGGGTAAGGAAAAAAATTATTGAAAAGACCAATAAGATACTTGGAACGGATATTGAAAAATATATAGTTGAAGAGGACAGTTTAGACCCTCTTCAGATAGAAAAGAAAACAGGTTCCGTAGGCGGAGCTCTTTATGGTGCTTCAAGCAATTCTAAATTCGCTGCTTTTTTAAGACATCCCAATTTTAGTTCCCATATTTCTGGATTATATTTTTGTGGTGGTTCTGTACATCCTGGTGGCGGAATACCCTTGTGCCTCCTATCGGCCAAAATAACGAGTGATTTAATCCCAGACGCACCGATTCATGGAACCTAA
- a CDS encoding TlpA family protein disulfide reductase — translation MKKQTVYTLLIIAFVLSFFVTPLGDFSKIILNRLFATAPTVIQNENRGKIADYKWRLKNSEWDFISFEDAKGKVVFINFWASWHLPSKAQLKDIQTLYDTYKGKVSFYIITNEERAPVELFMEKNGYTFPVTYQIVGDPSPLTLLKPPGSYILDKNGAIAVHQNAIADWDNETVFALLDTLLHEK, via the coding sequence ATGAAAAAACAGACCGTTTATACTTTATTGATAATTGCCTTTGTACTTTCTTTTTTTGTTACCCCCTTGGGCGACTTTAGTAAAATAATATTGAATCGCTTGTTCGCTACGGCACCAACGGTAATACAAAACGAGAATAGGGGTAAGATTGCCGATTACAAGTGGAGATTAAAAAATTCCGAGTGGGATTTTATCAGCTTTGAAGATGCCAAAGGAAAAGTCGTTTTTATCAACTTCTGGGCGTCATGGCACCTACCATCAAAAGCTCAATTAAAGGACATTCAGACCTTATACGATACATATAAGGGCAAGGTTTCATTTTATATTATTACGAATGAGGAGCGTGCGCCGGTGGAACTTTTCATGGAGAAGAACGGCTATACTTTTCCTGTAACCTATCAAATTGTTGGTGACCCTAGTCCACTGACTTTGTTGAAGCCTCCTGGTTCTTACATCTTAGATAAGAACGGGGCCATTGCGGTACATCAAAATGCCATAGCGGATTGGGACAACGAAACGGTATTTGCCCTATTGGACACTTTGCTTCATGAAAAATAG
- a CDS encoding AAA family ATPase produces MSDVAALNNLVEKHNALKKEIGKIIVGQTEVIDQILLSIYTGGHSLLIGVPGLAKTLMVNTIAQALGLDFKRIQFTPDLMPSDILGSEVLDQARNFKFIKGPIFSNIILADEINRTPPKTQAALLEAMQERAVTIAGHQHKLALPYFVLATQNPIEQEGTYPLPEAQLDRFMFAIELKYPSIEEEIQVVKNTTSMASNQVVPQFSAKEIIEVQELVRRIPVPDNVVEYSVKLVNSTRPNLASASDYVKQYVDWGAGPRASQNLILGAKANAAINGKYSPDIEDVQAVVKGILKHRIIKNYKAEAEGITEEAIIDKLL; encoded by the coding sequence ATGTCAGACGTTGCCGCGCTTAACAATTTAGTTGAAAAACACAATGCGCTTAAGAAAGAGATAGGAAAAATCATTGTGGGTCAAACAGAAGTTATTGACCAAATTCTATTGTCAATTTACACGGGAGGACATTCCCTGCTTATTGGTGTTCCTGGCCTCGCTAAAACTTTAATGGTAAATACCATTGCCCAGGCTTTAGGGCTAGACTTTAAGAGAATTCAGTTTACCCCGGATCTAATGCCAAGTGATATCTTGGGAAGTGAAGTTTTAGACCAGGCTAGAAATTTTAAGTTTATTAAAGGACCTATATTTTCCAATATTATCCTTGCGGATGAAATTAATAGAACACCTCCAAAAACACAAGCGGCCTTATTAGAGGCCATGCAGGAGCGTGCGGTTACCATTGCAGGTCATCAACATAAGTTAGCATTACCGTATTTTGTGTTGGCTACTCAGAACCCCATAGAACAAGAAGGAACGTATCCGCTTCCTGAAGCACAGTTAGACCGGTTTATGTTTGCCATAGAGTTAAAGTACCCCTCAATCGAGGAAGAAATCCAGGTAGTTAAAAACACCACTTCAATGGCATCTAACCAGGTTGTTCCCCAATTCTCGGCAAAAGAAATTATCGAAGTGCAGGAACTTGTACGCCGCATACCCGTTCCTGATAATGTTGTGGAGTATTCCGTAAAATTGGTGAACAGCACCAGACCTAATTTAGCCTCCGCTTCTGACTACGTAAAGCAATATGTAGATTGGGGCGCTGGTCCTAGAGCATCTCAAAATTTAATATTAGGCGCTAAAGCCAATGCAGCGATCAATGGTAAATATTCTCCAGATATTGAAGATGTCCAAGCCGTTGTAAAGGGTATTTTAAAGCACCGTATCATTAAAAACTACAAAGCAGAGGCAGAGGGAATAACGGAGGAAGCGATTATTGATAAACTTCTTTAA
- a CDS encoding aconitate hydratase — protein sequence MAFDIDMIKGVYANMAERVDKAREIVGKPLTLSEKILYSHLWDGNPSKAFVRGKDYVDFAPDRIACQDATAQMALLQFMQAGKPKVAVPTTVHCDHLIQAKNGAAADLKFANTSSAEVFDFLESVSNKYGIGFWKPGAGIIHQVVLENYAFPGGMMIGTDSHTVNAGGLGMVAIGVGGADAVDVMAGMAWELKFPKLIGVRLTGNISGWTAPKDVILKVAEILTVKGGTGAIVEYFGPGAKALSCTGKGTICNMGAEIGATTSTFGYDESMERYLRATDRADVADAANKVKDYLTADEDVYANPEQYFDQVIDIDLTELNPLLNGPFTPDLSTPVGSDMTEKATKNDWPIQVEWGLIGSCTNSSYEDLSRASSIAQQALDKGLKMKAELGINPGSEQVRFTAERDGILGIFEDLDAKIFTNACGPCIGQWARYSDPKNAPKNSIVHSFNRNFAKRADGNPNTHAFVASPEITAAIAVAGRLDFNPMKDTLINENGEEVRFDEPTGWELPPKGFEVEDAGFLAPMEDGSGVKVVVDDSSERLQLLEPFVPIKNEELQGVKLLIKAFGKCTTDHISMAGPWLRFRGHLDNIANNTLIGAVNAYNKKTNFVKNQLTGEYGGVPDTQRAYKAAGIKSIVVGDHNYGEGSSREHAAMQPRHLGVAAVLVKSFARIHETNLKKQGMLGLTFANESDYDLIQEDDTFNFIDIADFAPDKPLTLEIVHADGSKDTIKVNHTYNEAQIGWFKEGSALNVIKRENAA from the coding sequence ATGGCATTCGATATCGATATGATTAAAGGGGTGTACGCCAATATGGCGGAGCGAGTTGACAAAGCTCGTGAGATTGTGGGTAAACCACTGACCCTTTCGGAGAAAATATTATACTCTCATTTATGGGACGGTAACCCAAGTAAGGCATTTGTCCGAGGTAAGGACTATGTAGATTTTGCTCCGGATCGTATTGCTTGCCAAGATGCAACGGCTCAAATGGCTTTGCTTCAATTTATGCAAGCAGGCAAGCCAAAAGTCGCTGTGCCAACAACCGTACACTGTGATCACTTAATACAAGCTAAAAATGGGGCCGCGGCCGATTTAAAGTTTGCGAATACTTCCAGTGCTGAGGTTTTTGATTTCTTGGAGTCCGTGTCTAACAAGTACGGCATAGGGTTTTGGAAGCCAGGGGCAGGTATTATTCATCAAGTAGTCTTGGAGAACTATGCTTTTCCGGGTGGTATGATGATAGGGACGGACTCCCATACGGTTAATGCAGGCGGATTAGGAATGGTGGCCATTGGTGTTGGTGGTGCAGATGCGGTAGATGTTATGGCAGGTATGGCTTGGGAACTTAAGTTTCCTAAGTTGATAGGGGTTAGGTTAACAGGAAACATTTCCGGTTGGACAGCTCCTAAGGACGTAATTCTTAAAGTAGCGGAAATACTTACCGTCAAAGGAGGTACCGGAGCTATCGTGGAATATTTTGGACCTGGCGCAAAAGCATTATCCTGTACAGGAAAAGGTACCATTTGTAATATGGGAGCTGAAATAGGGGCAACGACCTCTACTTTTGGATACGATGAATCGATGGAGCGTTATTTAAGAGCTACCGACAGAGCAGATGTAGCCGATGCCGCGAACAAAGTGAAAGATTATTTAACGGCTGATGAAGATGTATACGCAAATCCAGAGCAGTACTTTGATCAAGTGATAGATATAGATTTAACGGAATTGAACCCATTACTGAATGGGCCGTTCACTCCGGATTTATCTACACCCGTAGGTAGCGACATGACCGAAAAAGCCACTAAAAATGACTGGCCTATTCAAGTAGAATGGGGCTTAATAGGTTCGTGTACCAATTCGTCCTATGAAGATTTATCACGTGCATCTTCCATAGCGCAACAGGCTTTGGATAAAGGTTTAAAAATGAAAGCGGAATTAGGTATTAATCCAGGTTCTGAGCAAGTTCGTTTTACTGCGGAAAGAGATGGTATCCTTGGAATTTTCGAGGATTTGGATGCAAAGATTTTTACGAACGCTTGTGGTCCTTGTATCGGGCAATGGGCGCGTTACAGTGATCCCAAAAATGCACCGAAAAACAGTATTGTACACTCTTTCAATAGGAACTTTGCCAAGCGTGCGGATGGTAATCCAAACACGCACGCTTTCGTAGCTTCACCAGAGATTACGGCGGCCATAGCCGTTGCAGGTCGTTTGGATTTTAACCCTATGAAAGACACCCTGATCAATGAAAACGGAGAAGAGGTTAGATTTGACGAACCAACAGGTTGGGAACTTCCACCTAAAGGCTTCGAAGTAGAAGATGCTGGGTTTTTAGCACCTATGGAAGACGGTTCCGGTGTAAAGGTTGTAGTGGACGATTCTTCTGAGAGACTTCAGCTTTTAGAGCCATTCGTACCTATTAAAAATGAAGAGTTACAAGGAGTAAAGTTGCTTATTAAAGCCTTTGGAAAATGTACGACTGACCATATTTCTATGGCCGGACCGTGGTTGCGTTTTAGAGGACATTTGGACAATATTGCCAATAATACACTTATCGGCGCTGTAAACGCTTACAATAAGAAAACCAATTTTGTAAAAAATCAACTTACTGGTGAGTATGGTGGTGTTCCTGATACACAAAGGGCCTATAAGGCTGCTGGTATCAAGTCTATCGTAGTAGGCGACCATAATTATGGCGAGGGTTCCTCTAGGGAGCACGCCGCGATGCAGCCTAGACATTTAGGAGTGGCTGCCGTATTAGTGAAGTCCTTTGCAAGAATCCATGAGACCAACCTCAAGAAACAGGGGATGCTTGGTCTTACCTTTGCTAATGAAAGTGACTACGACTTAATACAAGAGGACGATACGTTTAACTTTATAGATATTGCAGATTTTGCACCGGACAAACCACTAACCTTGGAGATAGTTCATGCTGATGGCAGTAAAGATACCATCAAAGTAAATCATACTTATAACGAGGCTCAGATAGGATGGTTCAAAGAAGGTTCTGCGTTGAACGTGATTAAGCGTGAAAATGCAGCTTAA
- a CDS encoding sterol desaturase family protein, whose product MKTAIWILIFLGTFSLMEFMAWFTHKYVMHGFLWSLHKDHHHKDHDSWFERNDAFFIFYAVVSMSLFYAAANGFWYGWPLGFGIMAYGAAYFLVHDIFIHQRFKLFRNANHWYAKGVRRAHKIHHKHLGKGDGECFGMLFVPFKYFKK is encoded by the coding sequence ATGAAAACAGCAATCTGGATACTTATTTTTTTAGGTACGTTTTCCTTAATGGAATTTATGGCGTGGTTTACACATAAATATGTAATGCATGGCTTTCTTTGGAGTCTTCATAAGGACCATCATCATAAAGATCATGATTCTTGGTTTGAAAGAAACGATGCCTTTTTTATTTTTTATGCAGTGGTTAGCATGTCCCTATTCTATGCGGCAGCCAACGGTTTTTGGTACGGCTGGCCTTTAGGTTTTGGCATTATGGCCTATGGAGCCGCCTATTTTTTGGTACACGATATATTCATACATCAAAGGTTTAAATTATTCAGGAACGCCAATCACTGGTATGCAAAAGGCGTTAGAAGGGCACACAAGATACATCACAAGCATTTAGGCAAGGGTGATGGTGAATGCTTTGGAATGTTATTTGTTCCGTTCAAGTATTTTAAAAAATAA
- a CDS encoding carotenoid biosynthesis protein — translation MEPKEILPIKNGWAIVLVWLFHSTAIIGISLGNVDWFIEKTPLNLCLSLILFLFVYPVNSLKKGGAFLLFFIVGMFAEWLGITTGLLFGDYDYGTNFGIKIAGVPLLIGSYWALLTFITMSITDFLKTNIFIKMVLAASLMVFLDFFMEASAARFNFWEFLGNEPPLLNYISWFLLGLLFQGILRLLKINGDKVFSLNLYLAQFFFFFYFYFYF, via the coding sequence ATGGAACCTAAAGAAATTCTTCCAATAAAAAATGGTTGGGCCATTGTATTGGTATGGCTTTTTCATAGCACCGCAATTATTGGTATAAGTCTCGGAAATGTAGATTGGTTTATCGAAAAAACACCTCTTAACCTCTGTTTGTCGCTTATTCTCTTTCTTTTTGTTTATCCCGTAAATAGCCTTAAAAAAGGCGGGGCTTTTTTACTCTTTTTTATTGTAGGCATGTTTGCCGAATGGTTAGGTATTACAACAGGACTTCTCTTTGGAGATTACGATTATGGAACTAATTTTGGAATAAAAATAGCAGGAGTTCCTCTTTTAATCGGTTCGTATTGGGCACTACTCACGTTCATTACCATGAGCATTACAGACTTTCTAAAAACCAATATATTTATAAAAATGGTTCTTGCTGCTTCGCTAATGGTGTTCCTAGACTTTTTTATGGAAGCCAGCGCGGCAAGGTTTAATTTTTGGGAATTTCTTGGTAACGAACCACCTCTACTGAATTACATTTCGTGGTTTCTATTGGGGCTACTGTTCCAAGGTATCCTTAGGTTATTAAAGATAAATGGAGACAAAGTATTCTCACTAAACTTATACCTAGCACAGTTCTTCTTCTTCTTTTACTTCTATTTTTATTTTTGA